CTCagaacaggattttgaaaatcaactaagagaagtagaggaaaagttgggaagataaatgagagcaatgcaagaaaataatgaaaatcaagtcaacagcttgctggagcagacccaaaaaatactgaagaaaataataccttaagaAATGGgagtccaaaaaagccaatgaggagaagaatgtcttcaaaagcagaattgaccaaatggaaaaagaggtccaaaagctcactgaagaaaataattccttcaaaatcagaatggagtaaatagaagctaatgactttatgaaaaatcagaaaattataaaacagaaccaaaagaatgaaaaaatagaagatgtgagatatctcattaaaaaaacaattgacatggaaaatagatccaagggaGGTAAATAaaaaatcactggactacctaAAAGGCATGATTAAAAAAACTAGCCTAGaaatgatctttcaagaaattatcaaggaaacctgtcTTGACATTCAATTACCACagcataaaatagaaactgaaagaatccactgatcaccttttGAAAGAAACCCTAAGAGGAAAATTactaggaatattgcagtcaaattccagagtccccaggtaaatgagaaaatattgcaagcaaccaaaaagaaacaattcaggtactgtggaaataaaatcaggataagacaagatctagaagcttcaacagtaagggattgaagggcttggaatacaatattccagaggtcaaaggagctaggattaaaaccaagaatcacgtaccTGGCAAAATGGAGCATAATCCTTTAGAAGAAAATGgacgttcaatgaaatagaggactttcaggtatTCTTGATTATAAagccagagctgaatggaaaatttgactttgaaatacaagagttaagagaagcatgaaaaggtaaacaggaaagtaaaATGATAACAGACTTATTCAAGTGAAattgtttaaattcctacatggaaagatgatatttgcaactcaagAGACCTTTGTCAGTTTTAGGGTAGTTGGGGGAAATAGACAGATGGGTGATAGATAAGTAGACAgtcagatagacagatagatagacagatggatggatagatggatagacagagagagagacagagagagagagacagatagataggtagcatagggtgaattgaatatgaaggaatgaaatctaaaaaataaaattaagggttgagagaggaatgtattcagagaaggagaaagggagaggtagaatgtgataaattatctcacataaaagagagaagaaaaagctttcacaATACAGTGGAAGACAGGGGAGGTGAGAagaagtgagtgaaccttactctcatcagattctAGATCCATCCACCaagatacatttattaagtactattaTATACATTGTACAAAGCACTaggactataaaaataaaatagaaatgattccTACACTCAGTTATCTTAAATTTTGAAGACAcataaaacatatacacatataaatgtgagACATATTAAAATCAAATATTAGGTTACGTAATTAGAGGATAACATTAGCACTGGGGAACCAGGAAAAACCTGCAGAAGGTGACACattattgtagtcaaattccaaagtttccaggtcaaggaaaaattatgTGACATAtccagaaagacacaattcaagtattggtggaaacataatcaggataacacaagatttagcaacttttacattaaaggaccagggggcttggaatatgatattttggaggtcAAAGtagttagaattaaaaccaagaatcacatgcccagcaaaactaaatataatactGCACTGCTGGAGTGGGGAATGGAGATTCactgatatagaggactttcaagcattcttgatgaaaaaacaagagttgaatagaaaatttgactttaaactacaagaatcaagagaagcataaaaagcttTTGATCTCTGTTTTTTGTCTCATTTCATATGCAAAAttgtgaatagagcactggacctggaatcaggaagactatctTAGACATTCACAAGTTATATGTCCCTGGACAATCACTTAGGCTCTcaggcttcaatttcttcatttgtaaaacgatGAGGTGGATTGATATCACTGATGCTCCTTCCAAATCTCCAACTAACTTTTATGAAGAATCTCCAAAAAAGTATGGACATTAATCACAgaagatgagaaggcatggagtTTTCATCTGTGGTACTTGCGAAAAATTCCCATACTGACAATAAGACAGCTCAACTTTTCAAATTAACAGGCACTTGTGAATCTAGGAATCTAGCTCCATTGCACTTTACTCTGGTCAGACTACATTAGAGTATTATATTCAATTATGGAtactgatggaatcctaataaaccTGCCCTCAGACCCAACattctaaacaaattatgggacCCACTGAACAGCAAGCATATGCTGATTTAACCACACAATCTGACTTTAACCACATCACTGGCCCCCAGACTCAATATAGTCACTGTTCCTAGCTAGTCACTGCCCCcagatccaattcacatatttgaacagaGGTATTCTTGTACTCAACCACAATCATATAatccatttagcccaagacaggatcactttcttctattatttttcattctttagattctgatTGACTGaatcttgatgtctcacagaggcattagcttctacttgcccagttctaatttttaataagattgttttcttcagttaatttttgcttctccttttccatttctccagttgttccAGTTAGGTTCTGTATCTCCTTattcatttgcccaattttccttttaaattcttccatgaattcttttttcatatttgaaaatcattggccaattttccTTCTGCctaatctgacttttaaaatccttcttgagctcttccaagcaTGCACTTTGGACTTGAGACTGGTTCATATTCCTTTCcaaggtttcagatgtgagtgcAGTCTCAATGCTAAGCTcttctgtgtttgttttttgatctttgtccccatagttagattctatggtcttttcttttctggtctgCTTCTCACTCATGGTAATTGCCTTTTTCCTAACTTTTAGAgtagatctctgtttctggggcacagGAGGCTCTGTTCCATGGTTCTTGTGCCGACAACATGAGGTTTTGTGTTtcatggcctctggttctttcagctagaagctaaaatgctgcagattatctggtgctgagctggttgatgtgccaaggcagaggccaggtgaaatctttctgagttttcctggAGTTGTCCTGGAATTCACTGCATGAGCAATGGGGGAGGTCTGGTCTGGTGGCAAGAGGCCTCCTCCTCTGAGCAGAgccaggctcagtggttggtgaactctTGTCTGTCCTAGAGTCTCCCTGATTCCTCTGACTGTGCTAAGGAATGCCTGGTATCCTGGTGATGGTGCTTGCAGGCTACACACCCCTGGGGCTCAGGTTTCCCCCAGTTAGCTGAAGTCAGACTGTCTggaacagctccagtcctgcactggtccccttcagccacagctcTCCTTGACAATTTGCCTACCCTTTATGTAATAGTACTTTAATAGGAAAGTCTTTCCTATTCATTGATaggcccattaagtcacatggagcctgtgttgggaggagtttgctaaaaaggtgaagcagaaccaggaggaagtgagtcaGTACAGTCATGTCAGAGGGGAGAGGATGCAGGCAGGTGCAAACAGCAAGAATGAGGATCATGACTGTTttcttgtgagaaggccctggctgagatGGGGAGTCTTGGGAATGGCTTTACACTCTTACGTGATCATGTTTAtgaacttcttggtcaccatgttggattttgctttctggttctggtatttgactttctggtgtctaaataattGTTttacttctgccttctatatagagtcttttatatttggtgattgagaactatgctggcatattcatagtcaccaccagtgctgtgaatatttccTTAGCCATACACTCTCCAGCTGAGAGATGTTTTagcccttcagctgatcccactattcccaGATATTCTCTGGGTTTCTCAAGGTTAACAATGGGAGCATATGAGAACTTGCAGATCACTCCACATTACTTTCTGAAGTTCAGGTAGGTGatttacaaacatttaatctgcaggctgataatCTCAGGAGTGACTGCTACTGTGAGCTGGGcttttgtgcttctctctctctcagttctgttGGACTACCATCGTGGGCTGATATGTGTGAGAATCTACACTGATACTTCTGATTCAGTCTGCCTGGCAGTTCCTGCTCTGCTTTGCTGTGACAGAGTCTGTGCTGGTGCAACCTGTATGCTCTGTGTTCCTCCATCCTCGTATAAGAGATacttcctgtcaacctttcagggtgtcctgggctgaaaatctaccatactctgtctcctattggattctgtcactctgatatttgttcagattctctttataGAGGTATCTGAAGACATCTGTGTTAGAATTTATGTGAGTTCATgctctcactctgtcatcttggctccagccACCTacactgactttttaaaattagattttaatAGGATACTCGAAGATTTGCCATGCCTTTTATGTGCGTTGTTTCATTTGTTCTTCAGAACTGAAGAATTGGGGTAGCTAAGTGAGGAAATATATACAGTgcaggacctagagtcaagaatatCAGTCCAtgtcctgccttagacacttgctaactatgtAACCTTCGGTACATCACTTAACTtacctcagcttcagtttcctcctctgtaaaatgaaatgatagaaTGCAAAATACATTGGATTTAGAATCTGTAAACCTTAGTTTTGTGCCTTGTGTGTGTCTATGATTTACCTCCTCTTTGGCCTTGAAGAATTCATTCTTCTCTgaacctatttcctcatctataaaatggagataataatacctacaaTAATTACCTCttatgagaaaaatgtatatgaatatttttattattataaagctgaataaatgtttgttattatgCTCCTATTAAAATAGAATGTTTCTGAGAGGTGTGAAAATGCAGCTATTCCCCCACCTTTCTCAACCATTCACATCTTAGTACAAATCACCTACTCAGACAATCAGCAGCTCAGTCACCCAGTAAGACCAAAAGGAATAGCACAGAGGATTGGGAACCTTTATTGGATCCCCAtagtttctaggataaaatatatattccCAGGCTAATGCATAAATTCTTTTATACTCTGGTTCCAGCCTACTTCTATCTGTTTACTATGCATTATACTGCATCAGTCACTAAATGCTCCAGTAAACTGATCTACTTTATGCTGTTGAACTTCTCATTGTATTTCTTACTTCTGTTGACCTTGAGAACCTCATacataatgatagctagcatttaagtAGCCCtctatggtttacaaagcactttataaatatgatctcattttattttcacaaaaccctagaagatagatactattattaaaccatttgtacaaatgaggaaattggggtaaatgaggttaagtgactttcccaggatcacttATAtgtggctagatttgaattcaagtcttcccaatTCTAGTTCCCACGTGCTATTCACTGTGACCTCTATCCTCCCATACACAGGTCTAGAATGTAATCCCCCCATCTGCTATAGTTAGGCTACTTTGTCTGCCTTGTGAGTGGAAAGTGAGAGCCTTGTAATACAATTAATCTGGCCATTTTCTATTTGATGGTCATCTATGTTTTCATTACATTTGAAGTTGCTTGAAGGGAGGGACtatcttttcactttttctcGTTTGTTATTCTATCCCCTTTgctaagtacagtgcctggcatatagtaggccctTCATGTTTAGTGATTGATTTCTCATTCATTACCACTTCAAAAAAAATTGCTGTgagtatttttgtgcatatagaatctctctctctgtatctgacATCCTTGGGAATGTGCCTGGTAGTGAGATTACTTAGTCAAAAGGTACAGATAATTTAGTCACTTTCTCAGTGGATTTTGAAATTCCTTTCCAATTTAAGAGCTCCATCAACAAGAGTTGATATACCTGTCATTTGTAACTCTTCCAAAATTAACAATTTGCACTTTTTGTCCTCCCTGCCAACTTACTGAGGGTGAAATGGGACCTAAAAGATGCTTTCTTTtgcatttgaatttctcttagtaatagtaattaggaaaaatatttcataagATTATTACTGTTTTGTAATTCTACATTTGAAAAATGTGTGTATTTTTGGCTCCACTTATTCTTCAAGAAATGGTTCTTGGTCTTATAGATTTTTATTACTTCCTCTTATGTCTTGGATATCAGACCCTCGCTGAGGATATTTcatgtaaagttttttttttgttagtattAATAGCTTCTCTTATTTTTATGGCTGCATTCATTCTATTAGGGCAAAAGATTTTCAGTATCATTAAATGCTAATTTTTTATTGATAGTCCCTATTATACTAATTAAGCTAAaaattctccccttttccctgtcTGTGAAAGGTGTCTTTTCTGGTTATTTTATCCTAGTCATAccctataatttttaataaaaatcttcATGTTATTTATACTGTTATCTATAGGTTTTCATTGCTCccatatgcaaaaaaaaacctaatcaaaaaagaaatttctagGCAAATAATTTCAGATTTATTTCAACTTATATATCTTTGGTAGAGGAAATTCTAATATATTTAgtagttttttctttgtaaatacaTTTCTATGACTGAGTGCCAGAGCTGATAATAACCAAAATATGTTTTCTATACATTTTCATATGTGGGAAAATGGCTTCAAATATGATAGATTTGGCTGATTCACTCATTCAAGTACCTGCAATAGGTCCTATCATAGATAGTAAACTAGATACAAATTTAGATAACACAAGGCCTCTATCGTTAACTGTCCACAATCTGAGAACTTTAAGGCTAAGTTCAAGATCTAGATGCCCATATGATATGGTTGTAGCAGTAGACATCTTACAGTCATAGCATCTAGAGATTAAAGTAACTTCAGAGATAAATTAGTTCTTCCTCATGATTTCATATGTGAGAAAAATGGTCTTGAGGAATAAAATGTCTTAACTCATATGAAATATATATCAAGTagtagagctgagatttgaacccagggcacctaacttcaaatccagggtTCTCTTTACTACACCATTTTGAGAATAATTTAGACCTTACTCATAGCTATTTGACGCTGAATGTTAGTCCTCCTTTGGATCTGAAGATTCTCCTGAGTAAATTGCCTAGAGCTCCTTGCACATCCTTATTTCTCAAAGTGTAGATGAAAGGATTGAGTGTAGGGGTCACAACACCATAGAAAAGAGCCATGCATTTAGGCTGATCCCTGGTAATAGAAGAAGGGGGCTGGAGGTACATACTAATTGCAGGGCCATAAAACAATAAGACAACAATGAGATGGGAAGAACAGGTTCCAAAggctttcttcctcccctctgcaGACTGAATTTTCATAACCGCCTGCCCAATATAGGCATAGGAGGTAATAACTAAGGCCAAAGGAATAGCAAGGAAAAATACACAGACCACAGAAAGCCCAAGTTCATTGGAACTCGTATCACCACAAGCAGCCTTGATCAGTACAGGAATCTCACACACCACGTGGTCCAATTCATTGTGTCCACACATTGGCAGTTGCAATGTCAATGTCGCCTCTGATACTGCATATGTCAGGGCACTTAACAATACAATGGACACAAGTAAGATGCAGATCTGATGGTTCATGATGAGGGTGTAGCGAAGTGGTTTGCAGATAGCCACATAGCGATCCAAAGACATGACTGCTAGGAGAAGACACTCTGAGGcccccataaaatggaagaagtaaAGTTGAATGGCACATCCCATGTAACTGATTGTCTTCTTTGAACTCCCTAAGTTGAACAAAATCTGGGGAACAATGCTTGTGGTATAACAGATGTccacaaaggagagattagagaggaaaaagtacatggggcTGTGGAGGTGGTGGTCCACCCTACAGACTAGAATAATGGAGATGTTGCCCAACAGAGCCAAGGGATAGATGAAAAGAAGAACGAGGAAGAGAGGAAGCTCCATCCATGCATGGTTTGAGAAACCTAATAAGATAAACACTTCTGGAAGACTTTCATTGCTCCCTGACATGATCTTCAGTAGCCTGCACCTTTGAGAATCAATAGAAACAGAATCAGATCAAAGCAATGTCATAACTTAAAAAACTGTTTCATGGTCAAAATAGCATATCAaataccatttttaaaatgtatgtataaatgaATCACAGTGGCCCTCTATACTTACTCATATCTAAAAAGAATCCTTATTGTAATATATCCATCAAGTGTCTTGAACACACTTAAAGATGAAGAACACATTGCTTCTTGAGGTAACTAGTTTCATGTAAGTCATTCATCCCCTATCTCTGGTCAAGGTAATCAATCACAAATTATTGTATAAAATGAATATGTTCCTAATCTTGATCCataatattgatatttttatatcAAAATTGAAGAAAAGCTTTCACAGAGACCTCTTTTCCAATTGCCCACTTGTCTGTTAAACTAGAGAAGAATACTCTcaaatcttctttaaaatgaataatgagaaggaatttttaaagaatgaactCTTTATATTCtgatggaaagggagaaaaaagagtggTCTTAGAATCCTAATGTCACAAGAGGTCTTAGAGGTAGATAATTGAGACACGAGTTCTATAATTTTACTATGTTCCAAAGATgctatgagaaaaagaaaatggggaagagTGGATACATTAAGAAAAAGTGGGAGAAAAGATGAAGGAATTTAAGACCCATAATCAGGTTCTGCGAGTTAAAAATATATGGAAAGAGTGAGAGGAGCAGGTGTCACTTGAATTTCACTTTCATCTAAACTGGTCAAAAGCTAGcagaacacacacacagtatGAGACAGAAataaattcaactcaacaagGTTATAAACAGAAACTGAAAGAGGCAGAAGAGGGATATAAGAGGGAAGCTGAATTCAGGAGGGAATTAatcataagcaaaataaattacaaatttaGAGAGGATAAAGTAAAGAAATGGTTAAAGAGGGGtaaaagtaattagaaataaatacagaGAGAGCAATACAgattacaaaaaagaataaaagaacagaataaaaagaaataaacatctattataactttaaaatgtaggtagaatatatgtatatatgcatatgtgtgtgtgtttgtgtgtataatgttaaggtaatttgaagatctttcctgcctcTTAATAGGCCTGTATGACCTACTTTGAGTTTTAGCCCAGCACACATCTTGAATCACATGAAGTCtaagtgggaggagcttgctgaatgggtggagcaggaagtatgcagcaggaagagagagtgaggtagagctgCCAGAGAGGCAGCAAGCAGAGCAGAGACAGAGCAGctagcctgggtgagagaggTGCATTTTGTCCAAGGGAACTTGTTTATAGGGAGGCCTAATAGAGGGAAACCTTGAGGATGGCAGTCCTCCctctattggtaatgtgtacaaacttacTTGTTACCATGATGAAATTGGCTTTCTGgcatatgaataaatgttttggtttcatctttgaggaggAAAGTTTCTATTTTGAAAATTTAACCTGGAAATAAAGCTGCATATCCATAGTGACTGatgtgggtattgcattggtgctacaatagATTGAAAGATATAGGGAtaataaaaacagtaaaagaaaactGTATCAAAAAGACTCTACACTACAATTTGGTTAAATTTATATCAGGGATAAAGTTGGTTTAATAACAAGAAAACCACTTAAGTAACCTTATTAATTGTAAAAATTatgtgattatctcaagagactcagagaaatattttgacaaaatacaatacccatttctTTTAGAGCATACAAATAAATGGACCTGTCCTTAAAATGatgaattgttgttgttcaatcatttctgactgtttgtgatcccatttgggttttcttggtaacaTTAcagcagtggtttgctatttccttctccagctcattttataaatgaggagctgagacaaaaaggat
The DNA window shown above is from Notamacropus eugenii isolate mMacEug1 chromosome 2, mMacEug1.pri_v2, whole genome shotgun sequence and carries:
- the LOC140523604 gene encoding olfactory receptor 2B11-like, with the protein product MSGSNESLPEVFILLGFSNHAWMELPLFLVLLFIYPLALLGNISIILVCRVDHHLHSPMYFFLSNLSFVDICYTTSIVPQILFNLGSSKKTISYMGCAIQLYFFHFMGASECLLLAVMSLDRYVAICKPLRYTLIMNHQICILLVSIVLLSALTYAVSEATLTLQLPMCGHNELDHVVCEIPVLIKAACGDTSSNELGLSVVCVFFLAIPLALVITSYAYIGQAVMKIQSAEGRKKAFGTCSSHLIVVLLFYGPAISMYLQPPSSITRDQPKCMALFYGVVTPTLNPFIYTLRNKDVQGALGNLLRRIFRSKGGLTFSVK